In the genome of Microcoleus vaginatus PCC 9802, the window GGACAACTATCCAGAAGCTAGCGAAACACAACCGTTCTGCTCCTAGCGGTTTGCCTGAAACAGTGAATCATCAAAAGCCACCTTCCTATTGGATTAAGGAGATTTTTAGCTCTGGAAAACGCGGAAAAGACTATAACAAAGTGATTGATGGAATTGCTATTTTGAAAAAAAACGATCTGATGATTGCGATTCAAGCTTGTCCAGAACTAAAAGCTTTTGTGAATCGAATTATCTCTCTCTGCGATGAAGAGAAAATAATTTCTTGACGTAAAACGCGATCGCTGTTAATTACCCGAATTCTCAAAGAAGTCGGGTATCTGGGTGTGTTGTTTTTTTAGGTTGTTCTAGTTAATTCAGGGGAATCTCGATCCAGAACTCTGTACCATGACCGGGTACAGAAACACACTTAAGTACGCCTTGGTGTTTCTCAACTACAATTTGGTAACTGATAGACAGTCCTAAACCCGTGCCCCGACCTACGGGTTTAGTAGTAAAAAATGGATTAAATATGTGAGAGATTAACTCTTTGGGGATGCCGTGACCATTGTCGGCAATGCAAATTCCTACGGTTTTTTCATCGATTAATTCAGTGCGAATCCGAATGCAAGGGGATGGGAAATCAGGAATCAAACACTCGGTGGTGGCATTTATATCTCCTGACTCGATAGGCCGTATTTGGGAGCTTAAATGTGTCGGCGCTGCACTTGCCGCTTTAAAGGGAAGATTCATAACTCGCTCTTTTTTTCCCATTTCTAGGGCGTCAAGGGCATTACCGATCAGATTCATAAATACTTGATTGAGCGAGCTGGCATAGCATTCTACTAAGGGCAAATTGCCGTATTCTTTAATGATTTCTACGGTGTTGTGATCAGAATTGGCTTTGATCCGGTGCTGCAAAATCAACAGGGTACTGTCAATGCCCTCGTGAATGTCAACGGCTTTTTTCTCGGCTTGATCGCTCCTGGAAAAATTACGCAAAGATACCACTAACTGGCGGATGCGCTCAACTCCGACTGTCATGGAACCCAAAATTTTTGGCAAATCTTCGGCAAGAAATTCGATGTCGATTGCTTCGGAGCACTCGCTAATTTGTGGGTTGGGATTTGGGTAGTGCTGGCGGTAGAGTTCCACCAAGCAGAGCAAATCTTTGGTGTATTCGCTGGCGTGGGACAGATTGCCGTAGATAAAGTTAACGGGGTTATTGATTTCGTGGGCGACTCCGGCGAGGAGTTGTCCGAGACTGGACATTTTTTCGGTTTGAATCAGTTGGGCTTGGGTATTGTGCAGTTCTGTGACTGTTTTAGCTAGCTGTTCGGCTTTTAATCGCTCCGCAGTTGCTGCATTGAGACTTTCTTGATAAAGTTCTGCTTGGTGAATGGCGATCGCAGCTTGAGCCGCTAAATGTTGCACCAATTCCTGTTCTGCTGTTTGCCAAACTCTCGGCCCCGAACACTCATGGGCAATCAGCAACCCCCACAATTGGGAATCTTTGCCTCTCATCGGCACAATTAAACTTCCTCTCACCTGCAACTCTTCCAAAAATTCGCGGTGACAGGGTGTTAAATCCTCAGTATAAATATCATTAATTGCTCGCGCCCGTCCGGCTCGATAAAAGCAGTCTGAGCCTTCGGGAAAGCATTCTTGTGGAGATGTGATACCCAAAATTGACCGCCACTGGCCGCCCACAGCTTCGACAACTACCTCGCCCTGTTTGTCTGCTGCAAATCGGTAGATTACCGTGCGATCTGTATCCAACAAAACTCTGACTTCTCGCACAATAGTTTGCAGTATGATTTTTAAATCTAAGGTGCTGCGAATCTGGTCTCTAACTCGCGTCAATATTTTGGCAAAGTCCAAGGATTTTTGCAATTGGGCGGTACGTTCTTGAACTTGGCGCTCCAAGTTGGCATTCAGGGTCTGCACTTCTTTATAAAGAACGTACTGCCCAATTGCCGAACAAAATTGGCTGCCTATAGCTAAAGCTTGCTCAATTTCTTCGCACTTCCACTCGGGCGACTGACCTTTTTTTATTTCTCGCCAGAGTTCAAAGGATTGTCTGGGAAGGGTTTGTGCAGCGCTGCTGTCAAAGCGCCCCGCCCACATTTTTTCGGTATCTATTGCATTGCGAAAAATGGTCAAACAGCCGACTACTTGTTGTTTGTAGTGGAGAGGAATTACCAGCAAGCCCCTAATTTTAGTAGATTGGAAAGCGGGAACTAAAACTCTAAATAGAGGTTCTTTGTATAAGTCGGTAATTATCAAAACGGGAAATTGAGAATTAGTAAAAATTGAAAATTTGGGGAGTTCTTCGGTATTTTTGAATCCTTTGGTTAGCCATTCCTGCCAGAGGGGATGAGCTTCGATCGCCTTAACTTTTTCCCAGTTGGGAAGTGTCGGTTGTTCTCCTGTGGTGAACAGTTCAAAGGTAGCATCACTGTGGGTCGGGGCAATTGGCAATTCTCCTTCAATCTTGGGAGTGGATAACTTTTCACCGTTGATTTTCGGCGGGTTGAGATAGAGTCTGCCACCGCTGCCGCCCAAAGCGGTGACGGTGGCTTCTAAACCCTGTTGCAGTTGAATGTTGACGTGACCATACAACAGGGCTGCTATGCGGCTCACGGTAGCTTCGCGGGCGGCTTGAGAGCGGGTTTGCTGGAGGAGGAGCGCGTGGGCTATAGCGCTAGACAATTGATCTGATACGAGCTGAACTACTTCTAAATCTGCTGGTGAAATATTGAGGGGCGCAGAGTGGTGAGACACTAAAAGTCCCCACAGTTCGATGTGAATTTTTTGATTATTTCCTGGCTCGTATCGAGTCAGACACGTGGCCGCCTCGCAGATATCTGTTTTGCTGTTTGGCGACGCGATCCTGCGGTGCAAAATCGGCACGACTAAGGAAGATTGCACTCCCATTGCCATCAGGTAAGCGCTGTGGCAAGGATCGAGCGCTCGGTAGTGCATCTCCTCCTTTACTAAAGGTTGACCGGTGTCTGCTGCATCGAGGGGACTCAGGACGATCGTCCCTGAGTTAACATCTATTATTGTCCGCTGGCGCAAAGTGACATACATCTGCCTGGCACTCGCGGGAATGTCGTCTGCTGGAAAGTGCAGTCCTTTCAAGGAAGGGAGATGGTTGTTATTAATTGACTCAGCAACAACTTCTCCACTTCCGTCGGCACTAAACCTGTAAATCATAATGCGATCTGTTTTCAAAAAAGACCGCACTTCTGCTACCGTACTGGTTAAAATATCTTCTAATTCTAAAGATTGGCGGATACGTTCAGTTATCCGCCGTATCAAAAGTTCTCTGTCTAGTTTATAATGTAATTCTTGCGTATTTTCTGTGAGTTGCATAAATCTCCTTTTGTACTTAATACAATAATAAGAAGTTTTCATGTGCTGTTGGAACGTTCAAACTCAAGTACATTACCCGGAATTTTTGACTAAACCGATCTGTACAATTAATCGGTCGCGCACTTGTCAGAGACGACGGTGTATCGCCTCGGGTGGGCTGGGGTAAGTAAAATCTGAGATCGCGCCAGTTTAATCCTTGCCTTCAACAGGCAGAGCGACTTAAGCAAATAATTATTATTTTAATGCTCTTATAAATTTCTCGCAATCTTACACTCTCACTATGAGAATTCTTCATTGTTAGAATAACTTGACATTTGTTGTATAACTTCATATAATGATAATTAACGAAAGAATTTGAGTTTTTATCCGCGCGCAAGGCGCTGACTAATTTCTTGGCGCACGCTCATCAGAATTCTACCCAAATGATTTTGACCGGTTCGATCGCAGCCACACCCCCAGTAGTAATCCGTTGGCGAATCCTCGACAATCACTCGATCTCCTGTGGCGAGGAGAATAGCTTGAATGTCTGTATGAGTGAGAAACTTAGTTAAAACTGCTTCGCGCATAATGGGAATCTTCACCGCTTCCCAATCAGCGCGAATCCGGTGGTTCGGATCGCGACCTAATTTGGCGGCTTCCTGGGGAGTTGCTACAGCTCGAATCGCCGCCACTAATCTTTCATCAGCGCTGACAAATTTCTGGGCTTGATAGTAATGTTCCACAGTCAACCAATATTGACCGTGCAGGCTAATGTCGTGTAGTGAAAAATTAGAAAAGCAGCCGTAAGGCTCCTCTACTTTATAAAAATAAATTATCATTAGATTTGAGATTTTATATTTTACAGGATTTAGGTAGAATGTAATTATTCAGGGTGTCGCTGAAGCGCCTTACCGCGTTAGAGTAACGTGTCAAACCACTTTTTTTTGCCTCCCGGGCTATTTGAGGTTTATTCTATAAGCAGCGCGCGACTTGTATTAAAAAATCCTCGCATCGACTTTATTTAAAATAGCATTTACGCTTTTGAACCCAGTTTCTGGGAAAAAATCGGGTTGGGTAACGCAAAATCTAGGAATCAACAGGCTTTCTGAGGAATAGTGCGTAATTCCTATTTTTAAATTAACGAGTAAGAATTTGAAATCAAGAATGAGCAATGGGGATTTAAGAATATTTATTATTCCCTCTTCCTTCATTCTAAAACGGCATCAGCTTTTGAAAAGCACGGTTAGCGAGATCGGCATAAAGCAGTTCGCCACACAAAATTTTGCTCATCAACTTAGTAGTCCTCGGAAATTGGAGGCCCGCTCTAGAAACATCTGCTGTAAACTGATAGAAGGCCCTGGCTAAGCGACTCCCCCAAACCATATCAGTGTTCCATTCTTGGGCGATCGATTCAGTGTAGTGCTCCTTAACGTCGTCGGCACCTCCAAGAGCTCGATCGCTCGCTTTAGCGGCCTTAAAGCCACTAAAAATGGCAGGACGAATTCCCTCACCGGACAGGGGGTCGGCGAGACTGGCTGCGTCTCCTGCAAGCAGGGAATTTGGCGAGTGCAATTTGCGATCGCCCTCCCACAAACTCATGGGGTGTTCCCGCACGTTGCTGACACTAACATCCGCCCCGCACTTAGGTGCGTACTCTGCCAACATTTTCTTGATATCTTTTGGCTTGTCGCCACGCATCGCAGCAATACTCCAAGAGTAGCCGTCAGCTTGGGGAAAGCTCCAGATAAAACCTTTTTTTATAGTACCAAAATCGAAATTGACGGAATCGCCCTTGATTGAGCGAGTTTCTAAACTTGCGCTCAAACAGAGTTTTGGTTCTTTCAATCCCAGCTTCTTAGTCATCGACCCGCCGGCACTGCCAGCAGCAATCAAATAGCGGCCAGAAACAGGTTCTGAGTTTGTTTTAACTTCCCAAACAGAATTTTTAAACTTAATTCCTTTAACTTCTGTAGAGTGCCTAAGTTCCGCACCAGTTTTTTGAGCTTGTTTAATTAAAAAGTCGTCAAATACATCTGCCTGTACCATCCACATGGGGGAATTTATCTGCTGAACCTGCACCAGATATTCCATTTTCCATGTGTAGGTAATTTTGTTAGCTTTCCTCGAAATAGCTGGCGTCAGGTCAAAATCGAGCCATTGGGCGATCGCCCCAGGAACGCCGCCGGTACAAGGCTTTTTACGGGGCAAAGATGCTTTTTCTACTACCACAACAGAACGTCCCTGCTTGGCCAGGTGATAAGCTGCTGTGCTGCCTGCCGGGCCTGCACCGACAATAATGCAATCAAACATTTTGGGTAATGGGTAACTGGTAATGGGTGATTGGTCATGGGGCAGGAGGAATTGGTAAGTTAATGAGTGTTAAATCTTGAGTTTTTAACTCACAACTCACAAATCATTAAGCGTCTGCTCGTTGTTCGCGGCCGTATCTCGGCAATCTCAAAACTATTCCTATTCCCCCTGCCCAATTTCCCATTCCCTAAACAGTCGTGATATCTTTCTCTTTCGCTGCCAGAACTTCTTCTATTTTGGCAATGTACTTGTCCGTCAGCTTTTGAATTTTATCTTGCAAGTCCCGGGATTCATCTTTAGAGATATCGCTGCTTTTTTCCTGCTTGCGAATCGAGTCAACGGCATCGCGGCGGATATTGCGAATTGCAACTTTACCTTCTTCAGCAAACTTACTGGCCATTTTGACAAATTCTTGGCGTCTGTCGCTCGTCAGCGGCGGAATGTTCAAGCGAATAACTGAACCGTCGTTGTTGGGCACGAGTCCTACATCCGACAGGGAAATTGCTTTTTCGATCGAGTTGAGCGCTGTGCGATCGAACGGTTGAATGGTGATCGTAGTCGCATCCGGGGTGCCGATGTTGGCAAGGGATTTGATCGGAGTTGGAGAGCCGTAGTAGTCTACCATGACTCGATCGAGGAGGGAGGCGTTGGCCCGTCCCGTCCTAATAGTATTAAAAGACCGTTGAGTAGCCTCAACTGCCTTTTGCATATGATCTTCTGCGTCAGCTAACTT includes:
- a CDS encoding ribosome recycling factor, producing MKLADAEDHMQKAVEATQRSFNTIRTGRANASLLDRVMVDYYGSPTPIKSLANIGTPDATTITIQPFDRTALNSIEKAISLSDVGLVPNNDGSVIRLNIPPLTSDRRQEFVKMASKFAEEGKVAIRNIRRDAVDSIRKQEKSSDISKDESRDLQDKIQKLTDKYIAKIEEVLAAKEKDITTV
- a CDS encoding NADAR family protein, whose product is MIIYFYKVEEPYGCFSNFSLHDISLHGQYWLTVEHYYQAQKFVSADERLVAAIRAVATPQEAAKLGRDPNHRIRADWEAVKIPIMREAVLTKFLTHTDIQAILLATGDRVIVEDSPTDYYWGCGCDRTGQNHLGRILMSVRQEISQRLARG
- a CDS encoding GAF domain-containing protein; the protein is MQLTENTQELHYKLDRELLIRRITERIRQSLELEDILTSTVAEVRSFLKTDRIMIYRFSADGSGEVVAESINNNHLPSLKGLHFPADDIPASARQMYVTLRQRTIIDVNSGTIVLSPLDAADTGQPLVKEEMHYRALDPCHSAYLMAMGVQSSLVVPILHRRIASPNSKTDICEAATCLTRYEPGNNQKIHIELWGLLVSHHSAPLNISPADLEVVQLVSDQLSSAIAHALLLQQTRSQAAREATVSRIAALLYGHVNIQLQQGLEATVTALGGSGGRLYLNPPKINGEKLSTPKIEGELPIAPTHSDATFELFTTGEQPTLPNWEKVKAIEAHPLWQEWLTKGFKNTEELPKFSIFTNSQFPVLIITDLYKEPLFRVLVPAFQSTKIRGLLVIPLHYKQQVVGCLTIFRNAIDTEKMWAGRFDSSAAQTLPRQSFELWREIKKGQSPEWKCEEIEQALAIGSQFCSAIGQYVLYKEVQTLNANLERQVQERTAQLQKSLDFAKILTRVRDQIRSTLDLKIILQTIVREVRVLLDTDRTVIYRFAADKQGEVVVEAVGGQWRSILGITSPQECFPEGSDCFYRAGRARAINDIYTEDLTPCHREFLEELQVRGSLIVPMRGKDSQLWGLLIAHECSGPRVWQTAEQELVQHLAAQAAIAIHQAELYQESLNAATAERLKAEQLAKTVTELHNTQAQLIQTEKMSSLGQLLAGVAHEINNPVNFIYGNLSHASEYTKDLLCLVELYRQHYPNPNPQISECSEAIDIEFLAEDLPKILGSMTVGVERIRQLVVSLRNFSRSDQAEKKAVDIHEGIDSTLLILQHRIKANSDHNTVEIIKEYGNLPLVECYASSLNQVFMNLIGNALDALEMGKKERVMNLPFKAASAAPTHLSSQIRPIESGDINATTECLIPDFPSPCIRIRTELIDEKTVGICIADNGHGIPKELISHIFNPFFTTKPVGRGTGLGLSISYQIVVEKHQGVLKCVSVPGHGTEFWIEIPLN
- a CDS encoding geranylgeranyl reductase family protein; amino-acid sequence: MFDCIIVGAGPAGSTAAYHLAKQGRSVVVVEKASLPRKKPCTGGVPGAIAQWLDFDLTPAISRKANKITYTWKMEYLVQVQQINSPMWMVQADVFDDFLIKQAQKTGAELRHSTEVKGIKFKNSVWEVKTNSEPVSGRYLIAAGSAGGSMTKKLGLKEPKLCLSASLETRSIKGDSVNFDFGTIKKGFIWSFPQADGYSWSIAAMRGDKPKDIKKMLAEYAPKCGADVSVSNVREHPMSLWEGDRKLHSPNSLLAGDAASLADPLSGEGIRPAIFSGFKAAKASDRALGGADDVKEHYTESIAQEWNTDMVWGSRLARAFYQFTADVSRAGLQFPRTTKLMSKILCGELLYADLANRAFQKLMPF
- a CDS encoding DUF4276 family protein; translated protein: MLFFHNYNNLPPVSSLSIPPDLNPYPHTALHDFEAWLLPYWTTIQKLAKHNRSAPSGLPETVNHQKPPSYWIKEIFSSGKRGKDYNKVIDGIAILKKNDLMIAIQACPELKAFVNRIISLCDEEKIIS